DNA from Limisphaera ngatamarikiensis:
CCGACACCCAGCCGGCCCCCACCACCTGCAACAGCCAGACCATCCAAACCCGGCCACACCACCACGACAGCCTCCGCTTGCCCCCACAACCCCGATGCCAGCCTTCCAACAGCCCGGTTTCCGCACCCATGTGCCTTCTCCTCGGTTGCATGGTTCTGTCGTCGCAGCGTCCGGCCACCGTTGGCCGGGACCGAACGGACTGCCCGACAGTAGTGACGGGTCACCTCCTGCGCAAGAACGACATCCTCACGGCGCCGCGGCCGCGTCCCGCGCTCCGCGCCAGAGCGGCCCCTCGCCACTTGCCTCATCGGCCACACTCTCACTACGGTATGGGGCATGCGGATTCTGTCCGGTATCCAGCCCTCGGGCGCTCTGCACCTGGGCAACTACTTCGGAATGATGAAACCTGCGATCGAACTCCAGTCGCAGGGTGAGGCCTACTATTTCATCGCGGATTACCATTCCATGACCTCCCTGTTCGATCCGGAGGCCCGCCGCCGTTACACGCTCGAGGTGGCACTGGACTTTCTGGCCTGCGGACTCGACCCCCGGCGCGCCGTCTTCTTCCGGCAGTCCGACGTGCCCGAGGTCTGCGAACTGACCTGGTTGCTCGGCACCGTGACCCCCATGGGGCTGCTCGAACGCTGCCACAGCTACAAGGACAAAATCGCCAAGGGAATCTCCCCCAACTTCGGCCTCTTTGCCTACCCCGTGCTCATGGCCGCCGACATTCTGATCTACGACTCCAATCTCGTGCCCGTCGGGCAGGACCAAAAACAGCACGTCGAGGTCACCCGGGACATCGCCGCCAAGTTCAACGACACCTACGGGCCCACCTTCGTCATCCCCGAGCCGCTCATCCGGGCCGAGGTCGCCAAGGTCCCGGGCATCGACGGTGAAAAAATGAGCAAGAGCTACGGCAACACGATCGAAATCTTCGGCGACGAAAACGTGCTCCGCAAAAAGATCATGAGCATCAAAATGGACAGCCGCACGCCGGAGGAGCCCAAGCCCGATGCCGATCGCAACCTCGCCATCCAACTCATGAAGCTGGTGGCACCGCCCGAGGAAGCCCAACGCTACGAGGAACGTCTCCGCGCCGGCGGTCTTGGCTACGCCGAACTCAAACGGGCCCTGTTCGGCTTTTACTGGGAGTACTTCGCCCCGGCTCGCAAAAAGCGTGCCGAACTGGCGGCCAACCTCGACTACGTCGAGCAGGTGCTGCGGGAAGGCGCGGCCAGGGCCAGGGCCAAGGCCCGCGAGGTCCTCGATCGCGCCCGCCGGGCCTGCGGCCTTTCCTGAAAACCCCGCACCCTCCGCATCACCCATGCAGGATCTGATCGCCAAAGCGGCCACCCTCTTGGAGGCCCTGCCCTATATCCAAAAGTACAGCGGCGCCACCTTCGTCGTGAAATACGGGGGCTCCTTCATGGACTCGCCCGACCCGACCGTGCGAACCAGCGTGGCCCGCGACATCGTCTTCCTCGAAGCCGTGGAGATCAATCCCGTGGTCGTCCATGGCGGTGGCAAGGCCATCAGCCGTGCCATGGAACGAGCCGGCCTGACCCCGAAGTTCATCCAGGGCCAGCGCCTCACCGACGAAGCCACCGCGGCCATCGTGGATGAAGTGCTGTCCCGCCAAATCAATCCCGAAATTGTCCAGACCATCAATCAGCTGGGTGGCCTGGCCCGTGGCATTCCCGGACCGGACGTCTTCCAATGTCGCAAGCTCCTTGTGGAAGACCGCCAGCAGCCCGGCCGAATGCTGGACATCGGTTACGTGGGTGAAGTAACCCGCGTGGACACCGCGCCCATCCTCGAATGCCTCGAGCAGGGCATCACGCCCGTAATCAGCCCCACCGCCCGGGGCGAGGACGGACATATCTACAACTGCAACGCCGACATCGCCGCGGCCCAAACCGCCATCGCCCTCAAAGCACGGCGACTGGTCTTCATGAGCGATGTCCCCGGCATCCTCCGCAACCCCAATGACCCGGACTCGGTCATCCCCTGTCTCCGCGTCGCTGAGGTGGAGGAACTCAAGCGCACCGGCGTCATTGACCGGGGGATGATCCCCAAGGTCGACAGCGCCGTGGCCGCCCTCCGGGCCGGGGTGGAAAAGGTTTCCTTTGTGGACGGCCGCGTTCCCCACGCCGTGCTCTTGGAGATCTTCACCGACGAAGGCGTGGGCACCATCCTCGTCCCTTGAACCCTCCGGCGGGCGGGGGCAACCCCCTACCCGCAAGGTCGCACACACCCGCCCCCGTACAGGCCCCGCACACTTTGCCCGGGAAGTCCGATCGGGCTATATTGCGGTCTCCATGGCGCATAACGGACGCATTCGGGTCGTCGTTGGTATGAGCGGAGGAGTGGACTCCTCCGCAACCGCCGCGCTGTTGCTCGAGCAGGGTTACGAGGTCATCGGCATCACCCTCAAACTCTGGCCTCAGGACTGCCGTTACCGTGCCGAAGACAAGTGCTGCGGTCCCCAGGCCGTCAGCGACGCCCGGGCGGTCTGCGATCGCCTCGGCATCCCCTACTACCTCATTGACGAATCCGCAGAGTTCCACCAGATCGTCATTCGATATTTCGCCGAGGAGTACAAGGCCGGCCGCACACCCAATCCCTGCGTCATCTGCAATCAGGAACTCAAATTCGGCCGGCTGCTCGAACGTGCCTCCCGACTCGGTGCCCATTACGTGGCCACCGGTCACTACGCCCGGCTCGAACGCCGGTCGGACGGGCGTACGCTCCTTTACCGGGGACGCGACCCCCGCAAGGACCAGAGCTATTTCCTGTTCTCGCTACGACAGGACCAACTGGCCCGCGCCATGTTCCCCCTGGGGGACAGGACCAAAACCGAAACCCGCGAAGTGGCCCGACATTGCCGGCTCAAGACCGCGGACAAGGTCGAAAGCCAGGAGATCTGTTTCGTCCCCGACAACGATTACGGGCGGTTTCTGCGTGAATCAAACCTCGTGGAACCCCGCCGGGGCGAAATTGTGGACCTGCAGGGCCGGGTCCTGGGTTATCACGAGGGCGTGGCATTTTACACCATTGGCCAGCGCCGGGGGCTCCGTGTCGCGGCCGGCCGCCCGCTCTATGTCGTGGACCTGGATCCCGAGAACAACCGCGTCATCGTGGGCGAGGACACCCACCTGCTGGCTGACACGTTTGTCATCGAGCGCTGCAACTGGATCCCGTTCGATCAGTTGACCGCGCCCACTGAGGCCGTGGTAAAAATCCGGTACAATCACCCCGGCACACCGGCGGTTGTGGAACCCCTGGAGGGAGGCCGTGCCCGGGTCCGATTGCGGGAACCCCAGCGGGCCATCACGCCGGGTCAGGCCGCCGTGTTCTATCAGGGCGACCTGGTACTGGGCGGAGGCTGGATCTGCCGCGGCTGACCCCTCCGGGGTACGCGGCCCCGCCCGCATGCGCCCGCGCCGTGTTTCTGGTGGGTCTCCGCGTACCCTTCGCGGATCGGCCCGCGGCGCAGGTCTACGCCCGGGTCTCCGTCCCCGACCGAGACGCTTTTGCCAGAACCTTTCGTACCCAATCCTGGTTATCGAGGTACCAACGGACCGTCTTGCGCAGTCCTTCATCAAACGAGTGTGCCGGCGTCCAACCCAGTTCGCGGCGGATCTTGCCGGCGTCAATCGCGTAGCGGCGGTCGTGGCCGGGTCGGTCCTTCACAAAGGTGATCAGTCGGCGGGAATTGCCGCCCAAATCCGGCCGGAACTCATCCACCAGATCACAAATCCGCTCCACAATCCGCAGGTTCGGCCACTCGTTGTTCCCGCCAATGTTGTAGGTTTCACCCACCCGACCCCGGGTCAGGACCTGCCACAACGCCTCCGCATGATCCAGCACATACAGCCAATCCCGAACATTCATTCCATCCCCGTACACCGGAATCGGCCGCCGATTCAACGCGCTCAGGATCACCACCGGAATCAGCTTTTCTGGAAACTGGTACGGACCGTAGTTGTTCGAGCAGTTCGTGATCAGCGTGGGCAGGCCATAGGTATGATGATACGCCCGCACCAGCATGTCCGACGCCGCCTTGCTGGCCGAATAGGGCGAGTTCGGGGCGTACGGGGTCGTTTCGGTAAAATAGCCCGTCGGGCCCAGGGACCCGTACACCTCGTCCGTGCTCACATGATGGAAACGAAACCCACCCGGCGGCGGTTCCACCTCCCCCTGCCCTTCCAGCCAGCAAAGCCGGCACGCCTCCAGTAAATGAAACGTGCCCACAATGTTCGTATGGATGAAATCGCCGGGCCCGGTGATCGAGCGGTCCACGTGGGATTCCGCCGCCAGATGCAGCACGTGCGTGATCCGATGCCGTTTCACCACCTCGAACACCGCCGCCTTGTCCCGCAGGTCCACCTTTTCAAACACGTACTTCGGATGACCCGCCACGCGCTCGAGGTTCTCCAGGTGCCCTGCGTAGGTTAAACAGTCGAGATTTACCAGGACCCGGATTTCCGGCCGGTCAATGATGTGATGGATCAGGTTCGATCCAATGAAACCGGCACCACCGGTCACCAACAGATTCATCATCGCACCTCCGTCTCCTGATTGCGGGTTCATTCCCGGTCCAGGGCCAGCCGCAATGCCGTTTCCCAATCCGGCAACACCAGCCCGAACGCCCGCTCCAGTTTTTCACAGGACATCACCGACCAGGCCGGCCGCCGGGCCGGTGCAGGGTATTCCTCCGACCGGATGGGTACCACTTCCCGACATTTTCGCTCCTGCTCCGGCACCGACTCGACAATCCGCCGGGCAAACTCGTACCAGGAGGTTTCCCCGGCGCACCGCAAATGATAAACGCCGCTCCACAAGGCCGGATCCGGCCGGTTCAACACCTGCTGCAACGCCAGCGCCGTCGCCTCGGCAATCAAGCGGCACCAGGTGGGACTGCCAATCTGGTCCGAAACCACCCGCAGGGTCTCCCGCTCCCTGGCCAGCCGGAGCATGGTCAGCAGGAAATTGTTCCCGCGC
Protein-coding regions in this window:
- the trpS gene encoding tryptophan--tRNA ligase is translated as MRILSGIQPSGALHLGNYFGMMKPAIELQSQGEAYYFIADYHSMTSLFDPEARRRYTLEVALDFLACGLDPRRAVFFRQSDVPEVCELTWLLGTVTPMGLLERCHSYKDKIAKGISPNFGLFAYPVLMAADILIYDSNLVPVGQDQKQHVEVTRDIAAKFNDTYGPTFVIPEPLIRAEVAKVPGIDGEKMSKSYGNTIEIFGDENVLRKKIMSIKMDSRTPEEPKPDADRNLAIQLMKLVAPPEEAQRYEERLRAGGLGYAELKRALFGFYWEYFAPARKKRAELAANLDYVEQVLREGAARARAKAREVLDRARRACGLS
- the argB gene encoding acetylglutamate kinase encodes the protein MQDLIAKAATLLEALPYIQKYSGATFVVKYGGSFMDSPDPTVRTSVARDIVFLEAVEINPVVVHGGGKAISRAMERAGLTPKFIQGQRLTDEATAAIVDEVLSRQINPEIVQTINQLGGLARGIPGPDVFQCRKLLVEDRQQPGRMLDIGYVGEVTRVDTAPILECLEQGITPVISPTARGEDGHIYNCNADIAAAQTAIALKARRLVFMSDVPGILRNPNDPDSVIPCLRVAEVEELKRTGVIDRGMIPKVDSAVAALRAGVEKVSFVDGRVPHAVLLEIFTDEGVGTILVP
- the mnmA gene encoding tRNA 2-thiouridine(34) synthase MnmA, with the translated sequence MAHNGRIRVVVGMSGGVDSSATAALLLEQGYEVIGITLKLWPQDCRYRAEDKCCGPQAVSDARAVCDRLGIPYYLIDESAEFHQIVIRYFAEEYKAGRTPNPCVICNQELKFGRLLERASRLGAHYVATGHYARLERRSDGRTLLYRGRDPRKDQSYFLFSLRQDQLARAMFPLGDRTKTETREVARHCRLKTADKVESQEICFVPDNDYGRFLRESNLVEPRRGEIVDLQGRVLGYHEGVAFYTIGQRRGLRVAAGRPLYVVDLDPENNRVIVGEDTHLLADTFVIERCNWIPFDQLTAPTEAVVKIRYNHPGTPAVVEPLEGGRARVRLREPQRAITPGQAAVFYQGDLVLGGGWICRG
- the rfbB gene encoding dTDP-glucose 4,6-dehydratase yields the protein MNLLVTGGAGFIGSNLIHHIIDRPEIRVLVNLDCLTYAGHLENLERVAGHPKYVFEKVDLRDKAAVFEVVKRHRITHVLHLAAESHVDRSITGPGDFIHTNIVGTFHLLEACRLCWLEGQGEVEPPPGGFRFHHVSTDEVYGSLGPTGYFTETTPYAPNSPYSASKAASDMLVRAYHHTYGLPTLITNCSNNYGPYQFPEKLIPVVILSALNRRPIPVYGDGMNVRDWLYVLDHAEALWQVLTRGRVGETYNIGGNNEWPNLRIVERICDLVDEFRPDLGGNSRRLITFVKDRPGHDRRYAIDAGKIRRELGWTPAHSFDEGLRKTVRWYLDNQDWVRKVLAKASRSGTETRA